A genomic window from Lotus japonicus ecotype B-129 chromosome 1, LjGifu_v1.2 includes:
- the LOC130743996 gene encoding uncharacterized protein LOC130743996 — translation MNQFNTALLRKAVWQMVQKPNKLWVNVFEHKIINISIIRLSLTSKCISRIPRSGKAYYVLEIKLGSGSASKLATDNSLNLERLYTPLPDSVSQSLLAIPHILCPTHRDAWIWKVGNTGIYSVTDAYAWLNDAHHDQLEDRKIGCVWKLQVPEKVRMFVWLIVQDAIQRLGATNWPNFRCSKISTWASSLARGSQGVKILASLWTSWKLRCNSLLDPQPWPFEVAWRKLLHDHDDWVRSFATSNLLLANVWFPPPLDVVKCNSDGSFRDMDQRIGGGGVIRDHHDKWVAGCFSGVAGDNAFRVEAVAMRDVLRLAWHRGFRRVICEVDCSVLVSTLADTTAIHMHYEFPVMVLDPPLNVLADYLARRGATARAFGAWILDFPDPNVECLLLKDSLSIP, via the exons ATGAATCAGTTTAACACAGCTCTGCTTCGAAAAGCTGTCTGGCAGATGGTCCAAAAACCAAATAAATTATGGGTCAATGTTTTTGAGCATAAAATCATAAATATATCCATCATCCGTTTGTCCTTAACATCCAAGTGCATCAGTAGGATTCCCCGATCTGGAAAGGCATATTATGTGCTAGAGATCAAGTTGGGCAGCGGTTCAGCTTCCAAATTGGCAACG GACAATAGCTTGAACCTGGAGCGTTTGTATACTCCTCTTCCTGATTCAGTTTCACAGTCTCTGTTGGCGATCCCTCATATTTTGTGTCCGACTCATCGTGATGCTTGGATCTGGAAGGTGGGCAATACTGGGATTTATAGTGTTACAGATGCTTATGCTTGGCTCAATGATGCTCATCATGATCAGCTAGAGGATCGTAAGATTGGTTGCGTTTGGAAGCTCCAAGTGCCTGAGAAAGTGAGAATGTTTGTTTGGTTAATCGTCCAAGATGCAATTCAG CGTCTGGGTGCAACTAATTGGCCCAATTTCAGGTGCTCCAAAATCTCGACCTGGGCGTCTTCCCTGGCTCGTGGTTCCCAGGGAGTTAAAATTTTAGCTAGTTTGTGGACTTCCTGGAAATTGCGCTGCAACTCTTTACTGGACCCTCAACCCTGGCCCTTTGAGGTGGCATGGCGGAAGTTATTGCATGACCATGATGATTGGGTACGGAGCTTCGCTACAAGCAACTTGCTCCTTGCAAATGTCTGGTTTCCTCCGCCGCTGGATGTGGTGAAGTGCAACTCCGATGGAAGTTTTCGGGACATGGATCAGAGGATAGGTGGCGGCGGGGTTATTCGCGATCACCATGACAAGTGGGTTGCGGGTTGTTTCTCTGGGGTTGCTGGAGACAATGCGTTTAGAGTCGAGGCTGTGGCGATGCGGGATGTGCTCCGTTTAGCTTGGCACCGTGGCTTCAGGCGTGTTATCTGCGAAGTTGATTGTTCGGTTCTTGTGAGCACCTTAGCAGATACAACAGCTATTCATATGCATTATGAGTTTCCTGTGAT ggtcctggatccgccactgaatGTCCTAGCTGACTATTTGGCTAGAAGGGGTGCAACTGCTCGTGCGTTTGGGGCTTGGATCCTTGATTTCCCTGATCCTAATGTGGAGTGCCTTCTGTTGAAAGACTCGCTTTCTAttccttag